One genomic window of Xanthobacter dioxanivorans includes the following:
- a CDS encoding Lrp/AsnC family transcriptional regulator, which translates to MDIFDIRILSALQDDGRLTNAELAEKAGLSASQCSRRRMALEDAGVIASYRAVLSPEALGLDVLVFVQVTLATHSPDNAARFLALVASLDEVQEAYSLTGEADYLVKLTVPTLKDLARLLSEAFLAHPSVAHLRSSIVLDRLKQSARLPLAHLRRSSRTEG; encoded by the coding sequence ATGGATATCTTCGACATTCGCATTCTCTCCGCGCTACAGGATGACGGGCGGCTGACCAATGCCGAACTGGCCGAGAAGGCGGGACTTTCCGCCTCCCAATGTTCCCGCCGCCGCATGGCGCTGGAGGACGCCGGCGTCATCGCCAGCTATCGCGCCGTCCTTTCGCCCGAGGCGCTGGGCCTCGACGTGCTGGTGTTCGTGCAGGTGACCCTCGCCACCCACTCGCCGGACAATGCCGCGCGATTCCTCGCTTTGGTCGCCAGCCTCGACGAGGTGCAGGAGGCCTATTCCCTCACCGGCGAGGCGGACTATCTCGTCAAGCTCACCGTGCCGACGCTGAAGGACCTCGCACGGCTCTTGTCGGAAGCCTTCCTGGCACACCCGTCGGTGGCGCATCTGCGCTCCTCCATCGTGCTCGACCGGCTGAAGCAGAGCGCCCGGCTGCCGCTGGCGCATCTGCGCCGCTCCTCCCGGACGGAGGGCTGA
- the pcaG gene encoding protocatechuate 3,4-dioxygenase subunit alpha → MPVAYLKETPSQTGGPYVHIGTVPAVAGLPVRTQEDLSVIAPGGVPGERIRIEGMVWDGSGHPVKDALIELWQADAEGRHDNPGFLGFGRAAADFATGLWSFETIRPGVLPWRDGRPQAPHVSLLIFARGINIHLHTRMYFSDEAEANAADPVLKAIEQAGRRETLVARRSEPEGAVIYRHDIRLQGENETVFFDM, encoded by the coding sequence ATGCCGGTCGCCTATCTGAAGGAGACGCCGTCCCAGACCGGCGGTCCCTACGTGCATATCGGAACCGTGCCGGCGGTGGCCGGGCTTCCCGTCCGCACCCAGGAGGACCTCTCCGTCATCGCCCCGGGCGGTGTCCCGGGCGAGCGCATCCGCATCGAAGGCATGGTCTGGGACGGCTCGGGCCACCCGGTGAAGGACGCCCTGATCGAGCTGTGGCAGGCGGACGCCGAAGGCCGCCACGACAATCCCGGCTTCCTCGGCTTCGGCCGCGCGGCCGCGGATTTCGCCACCGGCCTGTGGTCGTTCGAGACCATCAGGCCAGGGGTGCTGCCCTGGCGCGACGGCCGGCCGCAGGCGCCCCACGTCTCGCTTCTGATTTTCGCCCGCGGCATCAACATCCACCTGCACACCCGCATGTACTTCTCCGACGAGGCCGAGGCGAACGCCGCGGATCCCGTGCTGAAGGCCATCGAGCAGGCCGGGCGCCGCGAAACCCTGGTGGCCCGGCGCAGCGAGCCGGAGGGGGCCGTGATCTATCGCCACGACATCCGCCTCCAGGGCGAGAATGAGACCGTGTTCTTCGACATGTGA
- a CDS encoding CaiB/BaiF CoA transferase family protein, whose translation MTALDAAVPAPGRLPLAGIRVIEFSHMVMGPSCGMFLADLGADVIKIEPAPGGDNTRRLTGPAVGFFPTFNRNKRSLCVDLKSPAGLALVRRLAAGADVLVENFRPGGMEKMGLGLEALKADNPRLIYCSLKGFLPGPYEHRAALDEVVQMMGGLAYMTGPPGRPLRAGSSVNDIMGGLFGAFAVLAALRERDITGRGGQVQSGLFETNMVLVAQHMARTAVEGRDPTPFGDPDMKKPWPLYDIFDTADGGQVFVGVVTETQWRGFCTAFGLDDFLKDPGLARMADLAAARPRILERVGRVFRSLSKDELMARCEALGLPFSPINRPGDLFDDPHLLASGGLLPTDLTRTRDDDFHPAVAAASLPALPISLFDGRPGLTRQPPRIGEHGRDVAREAGLSESDISALLVAGVLVAPDTPAMEPA comes from the coding sequence ATGACCGCCCTCGACGCTGCCGTGCCGGCCCCCGGCCGCCTGCCTCTCGCCGGCATCCGCGTGATCGAGTTCAGCCACATGGTCATGGGGCCGAGCTGCGGCATGTTCCTCGCCGACCTCGGGGCCGACGTGATCAAGATCGAGCCCGCCCCTGGCGGCGACAATACCCGCCGGCTCACCGGGCCGGCGGTGGGCTTCTTCCCCACCTTCAACCGCAACAAGCGCAGCCTGTGCGTGGACCTGAAGTCCCCGGCCGGCCTCGCACTGGTGAGAAGGCTGGCCGCCGGCGCCGACGTGCTGGTGGAGAACTTCCGGCCCGGCGGCATGGAGAAGATGGGGCTCGGCCTTGAGGCCCTCAAGGCCGACAATCCCCGCCTGATCTATTGCTCGCTCAAGGGGTTCCTGCCCGGCCCCTACGAGCACCGCGCCGCCCTCGACGAGGTGGTGCAGATGATGGGCGGTCTCGCCTACATGACCGGCCCGCCCGGCCGGCCGCTGCGGGCCGGCTCCTCGGTCAACGACATCATGGGCGGCCTGTTCGGCGCCTTCGCCGTGCTCGCCGCCCTGCGCGAGCGGGACATCACCGGGCGTGGCGGGCAAGTCCAGTCCGGCCTGTTCGAGACCAACATGGTGCTGGTGGCCCAGCACATGGCACGCACAGCGGTGGAGGGGCGTGATCCCACTCCCTTCGGCGACCCGGACATGAAGAAGCCCTGGCCGCTCTACGACATCTTCGACACCGCGGACGGCGGCCAGGTGTTCGTGGGCGTGGTGACCGAGACTCAGTGGCGCGGCTTCTGCACGGCGTTCGGCCTCGACGATTTCCTCAAGGATCCCGGCCTTGCCCGCATGGCGGACCTTGCCGCCGCGCGCCCACGCATTCTCGAGCGTGTCGGCCGCGTGTTCAGGAGCCTTTCCAAGGACGAGCTGATGGCGCGCTGCGAGGCGCTCGGCCTGCCCTTCTCCCCCATCAACCGGCCCGGCGACCTGTTCGACGATCCGCATCTGCTCGCCTCCGGCGGCCTGCTGCCGACGGACCTCACGCGGACCCGGGACGACGACTTCCATCCGGCGGTGGCGGCCGCGAGCCTGCCGGCCCTGCCCATCTCCCTGTTCGACGGGCGCCCCGGCCTCACCCGCCAGCCGCCGCGTATCGGCGAGCACGGCCGGGACGTGGCTCGCGAAGCCGGTCTCTCCGAATCCGATATCTCGGCTTTGCTCGTCGCCGGCGTTCTGGTGGCGCCGGACACGCCAGCCATGGAGCCAGCCTGA
- the hppD gene encoding 4-hydroxyphenylpyruvate dioxygenase, with the protein MGPFPHDAPPATISASNPAGTDGFEFVEFAHPDPAVLGPLFETMGFTEVARHKTRDISLYRQGDINYVVNREHDGHSGRFVQAHGPCAPAMAWRVVDAGHALKRALDLGATEYNGPDKTLDVPAVIGIGGSLLYFVDTYGAKGSPYSDDFEWLGDVDPAPYGVGFYYLDHLTHNVRRGNMDTWYKFYAETFNFREIRYFDIAGKLTGLTSRALTSPCGKIRIPINESADDKSQIEEYLAQYKGEGIQHVAIATNDIYAATDAIAARGVAFMPGPPDIYYERSYARVSGHSEPMDRLKTHGILIDGEGVVDGGATRILLQIFSKTVIGPIFFEFIQRKGDDGFGEGNFKALFESIEADQIQRGVLTA; encoded by the coding sequence ATGGGACCTTTCCCGCACGACGCGCCGCCGGCCACCATCAGCGCCAGCAACCCCGCCGGAACCGACGGCTTCGAGTTCGTCGAGTTCGCCCACCCCGATCCCGCCGTGCTCGGGCCGCTGTTCGAGACCATGGGTTTCACCGAGGTGGCGCGCCACAAGACGCGGGATATCTCGCTCTATCGCCAGGGCGACATCAACTACGTGGTCAACCGCGAGCACGACGGCCATTCCGGCCGCTTCGTGCAGGCCCACGGCCCCTGCGCCCCGGCCATGGCGTGGCGCGTGGTGGATGCCGGGCACGCCCTGAAGCGCGCGCTGGATCTCGGCGCCACCGAATATAACGGCCCCGACAAGACCCTAGACGTGCCCGCGGTGATCGGCATCGGTGGATCGCTGCTCTATTTCGTGGACACCTATGGCGCGAAGGGCTCGCCTTATTCCGACGATTTCGAATGGCTCGGCGACGTGGACCCCGCGCCTTATGGCGTCGGCTTCTACTACCTTGACCACCTGACCCATAATGTCAGGCGCGGCAACATGGACACCTGGTACAAATTCTATGCGGAAACCTTCAATTTCCGCGAGATCCGTTATTTCGACATTGCCGGCAAGCTCACCGGCCTCACCAGCCGCGCCTTGACCTCGCCCTGCGGCAAGATCCGCATCCCCATCAACGAGAGCGCGGACGACAAGAGCCAGATCGAGGAATATCTCGCTCAGTACAAGGGCGAGGGCATCCAGCACGTGGCCATCGCCACCAACGACATCTATGCCGCCACCGACGCCATCGCCGCCCGCGGCGTGGCATTCATGCCCGGACCGCCGGATATCTATTACGAGCGCTCCTACGCTCGCGTCAGCGGCCACAGCGAGCCCATGGACCGGCTGAAGACCCACGGCATCCTCATCGACGGCGAGGGCGTGGTGGATGGCGGCGCCACGCGCATCCTGCTGCAGATCTTCTCGAAGACCGTGATCGGCCCGATCTTCTTCGAGTTCATCCAGCGCAAGGGCGATGATGGCTTCGGCGAGGGCAACTTCAAGGCCCTGTTCGAATCCATCGAGGCAGACCAGATCCAGCGCGGTGTGCTGACCGCCTGA
- the pcaH gene encoding protocatechuate 3,4-dioxygenase subunit beta, with translation MIETGDFIRRDRNRHPPAFTPGYKTSVLRSPRCALVSLEQGIGERSGPVFPRSGLDPLDNDLIRNFSHGGEAIGERIVVHGRVLDETGRPVPNTLIEVWQANAGGRYRHKNDSYLAPLDDNFGGTGRCMTDPEGRYFFRTIRPGPYPWRNHGSDWRPAHIHFSLFGEAFVQRLISQFYFEGDPLIPLCPIVNTLPDKAAIEALVARLDMGQQMPFDALAFRFDIVLRGRRQTFFENKREGL, from the coding sequence ATGATTGAGACGGGGGATTTCATCCGCCGCGACCGCAACCGGCATCCGCCCGCCTTCACCCCGGGCTACAAGACCAGCGTCCTTCGCTCGCCCCGCTGCGCCCTCGTGTCCCTGGAGCAGGGCATCGGCGAGAGAAGCGGGCCCGTCTTCCCCCGCTCCGGCCTCGACCCGCTGGACAACGACCTCATCCGCAACTTCTCCCATGGCGGCGAAGCCATCGGCGAGCGCATCGTGGTGCACGGGCGGGTGCTGGACGAGACCGGCCGGCCCGTGCCCAACACCCTCATCGAGGTGTGGCAGGCCAATGCCGGCGGCCGCTACCGCCACAAGAACGACAGCTATCTCGCCCCCCTCGACGACAATTTCGGCGGCACCGGCCGCTGCATGACCGATCCGGAAGGCCGCTACTTCTTCCGCACCATCCGCCCCGGCCCCTATCCCTGGCGCAACCATGGCTCCGACTGGCGCCCGGCGCACATCCACTTCTCGCTCTTCGGCGAAGCCTTCGTGCAGCGGCTGATCTCGCAATTCTACTTCGAGGGCGACCCGCTCATTCCTTTGTGCCCCATCGTGAACACCCTGCCGGACAAGGCGGCCATCGAAGCGCTCGTCGCGAGGCTCGACATGGGCCAGCAGATGCCGTTCGACGCCCTGGCCTTTCGCTTCGACATCGTGCTGCGCGGACGCCGGCAGACGTTCTTCGAGAACAAGAGGGAGGGGCTGTGA
- a CDS encoding lyase family protein, whose translation MSASVFEHPFLGTLLGDDEVAAHFTAASDLAAMLRFEAALAEAEAEAGVIPQAAAADIADAARTLLLAPADLAAAVARDGVVVPDFVRRLRTAVGEPHAAFVHRGSTSQDVIDTSLFTRLKAASEILLARLDALVVGFDQLAAASGDLVLAGHTRMQRARPITLAHKIAGWQDPLVRHQARFPAVAADLFRVQLGGAVGNRAELGEAADAVAAGVAVRLGLATAARATHAERDAIAAYGHWCTLIAGTLGKFGADIALMAQNEVGEVTIAGAVAPPPCRRRTTRSAPRSW comes from the coding sequence ATGAGCGCGTCCGTATTCGAACATCCGTTCCTCGGAACACTGCTGGGCGATGACGAAGTGGCAGCGCACTTCACGGCCGCATCGGATCTGGCCGCCATGCTGCGCTTCGAGGCGGCGCTCGCCGAGGCCGAGGCGGAGGCCGGCGTCATCCCGCAGGCGGCGGCGGCGGACATTGCGGATGCGGCGCGCACCCTCCTCCTCGCTCCGGCGGACCTTGCCGCGGCCGTGGCCCGCGACGGCGTGGTGGTCCCGGATTTCGTGCGCCGGCTCCGGACGGCCGTGGGCGAGCCCCATGCCGCCTTCGTGCACAGGGGCTCGACCAGCCAGGACGTGATCGACACCAGCCTTTTCACGCGGCTTAAGGCGGCTTCCGAGATCCTCCTGGCGCGGCTGGACGCGCTCGTCGTCGGCTTTGACCAGCTTGCCGCCGCGTCGGGCGACCTCGTGCTCGCCGGCCACACGCGGATGCAGCGGGCGCGGCCGATCACCCTCGCCCACAAGATCGCCGGGTGGCAAGATCCCCTCGTCCGCCATCAGGCGCGGTTCCCGGCGGTGGCGGCGGACCTCTTCCGGGTGCAGCTCGGCGGGGCGGTGGGCAACCGGGCGGAGCTCGGCGAAGCCGCCGACGCGGTGGCGGCCGGCGTTGCCGTCCGCCTCGGCCTCGCGACCGCCGCGCGCGCCACCCACGCCGAGCGCGACGCCATCGCCGCCTATGGTCACTGGTGCACGCTCATCGCCGGGACGCTCGGCAAGTTCGGCGCCGACATCGCGCTCATGGCGCAGAACGAGGTGGGCGAGGTGACCATTGCGGGGGCGGTGGCTCCTCCGCCATGCCGGAGAAGAACAACCCGGTCGGCGCCGAGGTCCTGGTGA
- a CDS encoding MFS transporter: MKALSALDMGAVADAAAVPRTEPDAGTISARLDRIPASRPVWRVVVLISLGLFFELYDLFLTGYVTPGLVKAGILSAKAASVSEATSVWNFFELLFSGRASFIAALFSGLFLGTLCCGFLADRFGRKAVFTYSLLWYSAANAVMAFQSTAFDVNLWRFIAGIGIGVEIVTIGSYITELVPKHMRGRASALSQAIGFLSVPTVAFLSYLLVPMAPLGFDGWRWVVLIGAGGALVIWWVRRRLPESPRWLAMKGRVAEADVILSRLEEKVRKETGKDLPPPEPQQVAPVVKDERFGDIWKPPYRQRTIMMLLFHVFQTVAYYGFANWVPSLLIKQGITVTASLGYTSIIAIAAPVGPLLGMIIADRYERKTVILAMAGIIVVAGLAFSQQTGMAGILAAGLTITLAANTLSYTYHAYQAELYPTRIRARAVGFVYSWSRFSAIFTAFVLEYLLNHAGVTGVFLFTSTCMVITMLAVGLLGPRTTDVALEKLSQ, translated from the coding sequence ATGAAAGCCTTGTCTGCCCTCGACATGGGGGCGGTCGCGGACGCGGCTGCCGTTCCACGCACCGAACCCGATGCCGGCACCATTTCCGCCCGGCTCGACCGCATTCCGGCCTCGCGCCCGGTCTGGCGGGTGGTGGTGCTGATCAGCCTCGGCCTGTTCTTCGAGCTCTACGACCTGTTCCTCACCGGCTACGTGACGCCCGGCCTCGTCAAGGCAGGCATCCTGAGCGCCAAGGCGGCGTCGGTGTCGGAAGCGACATCGGTGTGGAATTTCTTCGAGCTGCTGTTCTCGGGACGGGCGAGCTTCATCGCCGCGCTGTTCTCGGGGCTGTTCCTCGGCACGCTATGCTGCGGCTTCCTGGCGGACCGGTTCGGTCGCAAGGCCGTGTTCACCTATTCGCTGCTCTGGTACTCGGCCGCCAACGCCGTCATGGCGTTCCAGTCCACCGCCTTCGACGTCAATCTGTGGCGCTTCATCGCCGGCATCGGCATCGGCGTCGAGATCGTCACTATCGGCAGCTACATCACCGAGCTGGTGCCCAAGCACATGCGCGGCCGCGCCTCGGCCCTCTCGCAGGCCATCGGCTTCCTCTCCGTGCCCACGGTGGCGTTTCTCTCCTACCTGCTCGTGCCGATGGCGCCGCTCGGCTTCGATGGCTGGCGCTGGGTGGTGCTGATCGGGGCCGGTGGCGCGCTGGTGATCTGGTGGGTCCGCCGCCGCCTGCCCGAGAGCCCGCGCTGGCTCGCCATGAAGGGCCGGGTCGCGGAAGCCGACGTCATCCTGTCGCGCCTCGAGGAGAAGGTCCGCAAGGAGACCGGCAAGGACCTGCCCCCGCCCGAGCCGCAGCAGGTCGCGCCGGTGGTCAAAGACGAACGGTTCGGCGACATCTGGAAGCCGCCCTATCGCCAGCGCACCATCATGATGCTGCTGTTCCACGTGTTCCAGACGGTGGCCTATTACGGCTTCGCCAACTGGGTGCCCTCTCTGCTCATCAAGCAGGGCATCACCGTCACCGCGAGCCTCGGCTACACCAGCATCATCGCCATCGCCGCGCCAGTCGGCCCGCTGCTCGGGATGATCATCGCCGACCGCTACGAGCGCAAGACCGTGATCCTGGCCATGGCGGGCATCATCGTGGTCGCGGGCCTCGCCTTCTCGCAGCAGACCGGCATGGCCGGCATCCTCGCAGCCGGCCTCACCATCACGCTGGCCGCCAACACCTTGTCCTATACCTACCATGCCTACCAGGCCGAGCTTTATCCGACGCGCATCCGTGCCCGGGCCGTGGGGTTCGTCTATTCGTGGAGCCGCTTCTCGGCGATCTTCACCGCCTTTGTCCTCGAATACTTGCTAAACCATGCCGGGGTGACGGGCGTGTTCCTCTTCACCTCCACCTGCATGGTCATCACCATGCTGGCGGTCGGCCTGCTTGGACCACGCACCACGGACGTCGCGCTGGAAAAGCTCTCGCAATGA
- a CDS encoding lyase family protein: MPEKNNPVGAEVLVTLARFSAVLQGGLDQALVHENERSGAAWTLEWMILPQLVVAAGAATRTALALLGALRFPAPT, encoded by the coding sequence ATGCCGGAGAAGAACAACCCGGTCGGCGCCGAGGTCCTGGTGACGCTCGCGCGCTTTTCCGCCGTGCTCCAGGGCGGGCTCGACCAGGCCCTGGTGCATGAAAACGAACGCTCCGGCGCCGCCTGGACGCTGGAGTGGATGATCCTGCCCCAGCTCGTCGTGGCGGCCGGCGCCGCCACCCGCACGGCGCTCGCCCTGCTCGGCGCCCTGCGCTTTCCCGCCCCGACCTGA
- a CDS encoding Rieske (2Fe-2S) protein, which yields MGDFRACRIAPPPGAALAAAAELDVMGVLAVEIDSGAGAFPILLVRVSGGVAAFVNLCPHRDLPLTYRSTRVVSADGTLVRCSNHDAAFRVADGRGVEGLGVGCALDTVPVIVDADGIICVGENTPPA from the coding sequence ATGGGTGATTTCCGCGCCTGCCGGATCGCTCCGCCGCCGGGCGCGGCGCTCGCCGCCGCGGCCGAACTCGATGTCATGGGCGTGCTGGCCGTGGAGATCGACAGCGGGGCGGGTGCCTTTCCGATCCTGCTCGTCAGGGTGTCGGGCGGCGTGGCCGCCTTCGTGAACCTGTGTCCCCATCGCGACCTGCCGCTTACCTATCGCAGCACGCGCGTGGTCAGCGCGGACGGCACGCTTGTGCGCTGTTCCAACCACGATGCGGCGTTCCGCGTCGCCGATGGGAGGGGTGTGGAGGGCCTCGGAGTGGGATGCGCTCTGGATACCGTTCCGGTGATCGTGGACGCGGACGGCATCATCTGCGTCGGCGAGAACACGCCACCCGCATAG
- the pcaC gene encoding 4-carboxymuconolactone decarboxylase, producing the protein MATRRAVLGEAHVDAAETGTTALDEDFQTFITEGAWGSVWARPNLTRRERSMITIALLAALGHDEEVAMHVRATRNTGASAEDVAEALMHVAVYAGVPAANRAYKIAKTVYAEARDDTKQQGGNHD; encoded by the coding sequence ATGGCGACGCGCCGCGCGGTGCTTGGGGAGGCCCATGTGGACGCGGCGGAGACGGGCACCACCGCCCTGGACGAGGACTTCCAGACCTTCATCACCGAGGGCGCCTGGGGTTCGGTGTGGGCCCGGCCGAACCTGACAAGGCGCGAGCGCTCCATGATCACCATCGCCCTCCTCGCCGCCCTTGGCCATGACGAGGAGGTGGCCATGCACGTGCGCGCCACCCGCAACACCGGCGCCAGCGCCGAGGACGTGGCCGAGGCCCTCATGCACGTGGCCGTTTATGCCGGCGTGCCGGCGGCGAACCGCGCCTACAAGATCGCCAAGACCGTCTATGCCGAAGCCCGGGACGATACCAAACAACAGGGAGGAAACCATGATTGA